One window from the genome of [Mycobacterium] stephanolepidis encodes:
- a CDS encoding potassium channel family protein: MKVAIGGAGAVGRSIARELIESRHEVTLLERNPEHIDPEAVPEAHWRLGDACEISLLEAEELHTFDVVIAATGDDKANLVLSLLAKTEFAVPRVVARVNDPRNEWLFDDAWGVDVAVSTPRMLASLVEEAVAVGDVVRLMEFRRGQANLVEITLPDDTPWAGKPVRKLELPRDAVLVAILRGSRVIPVQPDEPLEGGDELILVATADIEDELHRVVLG, from the coding sequence GGCGCGGGCGCCGTCGGGCGTTCCATCGCGCGCGAGCTCATCGAGAGCCGGCACGAGGTCACCCTGCTGGAACGCAACCCCGAGCACATCGATCCGGAGGCGGTACCCGAGGCACATTGGCGGCTCGGTGATGCCTGCGAGATCAGCCTGCTGGAGGCCGAAGAGCTGCATACCTTTGATGTGGTGATCGCCGCGACCGGTGATGACAAGGCCAATCTGGTGCTGAGCCTGCTGGCCAAGACCGAGTTCGCGGTACCGCGCGTCGTGGCCCGCGTGAATGATCCGCGCAACGAGTGGCTCTTCGATGACGCCTGGGGTGTCGATGTCGCGGTATCCACCCCGCGCATGCTGGCCTCTCTCGTCGAGGAGGCCGTCGCCGTGGGTGACGTGGTGCGCCTCATGGAGTTCCGGCGCGGACAGGCCAACCTGGTAGAGATCACCCTCCCCGATGACACCCCGTGGGCCGGTAAGCCGGTGCGAAAACTGGAGCTCCCCCGCGACGCGGTGCTGGTGGCGATCCTGCGCGGATCACGGGTCATTCCGGTGCAGCCCGATGAGCCCCTCGAAGGCGGCGACGAGCTGATCCTGGTCGCCACCGCGGATATCGAGGACGAGCTCCACCGCGTAGTACTCGGCTAG
- a CDS encoding DUF3159 domain-containing protein, giving the protein MPETPTHEPEEGSADSGEHEGPHLRISVPGTKPEEPGSSPLHEMWHQAGGWQGIVYSSIPVIVFVVAVSVSSLMPAIVSALVAATLILIWRLIRRESLQPAFSGFISVGISALIAYLLGEAKGYFLIGIWANFFWGTVFLVSVIIRRPIVGYAYSWATGGDMSWRANRRIVMAFDIATVSWIVLFATRFVVQQWLYLAGNTAWLGGTKIAMGWPLTAVGALITLLVIRYVRRHTENALEESPSSP; this is encoded by the coding sequence GTGCCGGAAACCCCAACGCACGAGCCTGAGGAAGGCTCGGCTGATTCCGGCGAGCACGAGGGCCCGCATCTGAGGATCAGCGTGCCCGGGACCAAGCCCGAGGAGCCGGGAAGCTCGCCGCTGCATGAAATGTGGCATCAGGCCGGGGGCTGGCAGGGAATCGTCTACTCGTCGATTCCGGTCATCGTTTTCGTTGTCGCGGTCAGCGTGTCCTCGCTGATGCCCGCCATCGTCTCGGCCCTGGTCGCAGCGACCCTGATCCTGATCTGGCGCTTGATCCGGCGCGAGTCGCTGCAACCGGCATTCTCCGGGTTCATCAGCGTTGGTATCAGCGCGCTGATCGCCTACCTGCTCGGAGAAGCGAAGGGCTACTTCCTCATTGGGATCTGGGCCAACTTCTTCTGGGGCACCGTCTTCCTGGTGTCGGTAATCATTCGCCGACCGATCGTCGGCTATGCGTACAGCTGGGCGACCGGGGGCGACATGTCGTGGCGCGCCAACCGGCGCATCGTGATGGCCTTCGATATCGCCACGGTGTCCTGGATCGTGTTGTTCGCCACCCGATTTGTGGTGCAGCAGTGGCTGTACCTCGCGGGTAACACGGCCTGGCTGGGCGGCACCAAGATCGCGATGGGCTGGCCATTGACGGCGGTCGGCGCGTTGATCACCCTGCTGGTGATCCGCTACGTGCGCCGCCACACGGAGAACGCGCTCGAGGAATCCCCGAGCAGTCCCTAG
- a CDS encoding OB-fold nucleic acid binding domain-containing protein, with amino-acid sequence MATTGGYLRRLTRRLTEDLEQVDAEKIGDDAAATGAQRVIDCQRGQEVTMCGTLRTVETNSKGCVAGVKAELFDGTDTVTLVWLGQRRIPGIESGRTLLVRGRLGKLENGGKVIHNPYYEIQR; translated from the coding sequence GTGGCTACCACAGGCGGTTATCTGCGTCGACTGACTCGTCGGCTGACAGAGGACCTGGAGCAAGTAGACGCCGAGAAAATCGGTGACGACGCCGCCGCCACCGGTGCTCAGCGCGTCATCGATTGTCAGCGCGGCCAAGAGGTCACCATGTGCGGAACATTGCGCACGGTGGAAACCAACTCCAAGGGCTGCGTGGCGGGCGTGAAGGCCGAGCTGTTCGACGGCACCGACACCGTGACGCTGGTCTGGCTGGGTCAGCGCCGCATTCCGGGTATCGAGTCGGGCCGCACCCTGCTGGTGCGTGGTCGGCTCGGCAAGCTCGAGAACGGCGGCAAGGTAATTCACAACCCGTACTACGAGATTCAGCGCTAA